In Phalacrocorax carbo chromosome 1, bPhaCar2.1, whole genome shotgun sequence, the genomic stretch ACCCCCCTGCCTGGCACCACCATGGGCCGTGCCCTGGCAGAGGGACCAGGCTCCCAGGCCCAGCAGCTCAAGCAGCATGACTCCTTCCCTGTGGACTCCAGCATCCCAGCGGGGAGCTGGAAGGTGGCGAGGTGAGCTGTGCCCTCCTTCCCAGGATGGAGCCCAGGACACGCAAGGAGCAACACTCCCTCggcaggcagccccaggccTGTCCACATGAGCCTGCGCCACGGCCCAGCCTACCTTTGATGGTATTGGTGGGGATGATGCCTTCGGCCGTGCCCCCATAGCCGCCAGAGACGATGCTGGTTTCATTGAGGTTGGGCCCCGACACCATCACCTGCTGCAGGTCCTGGAGCGGAGGGAGGAGTGCAGGCAGCTGAGGCGCAGAGCCAGGATGTGTGGCCCTGATGCAGtgggcctggggcagagcagcatGGCCCGGAAAACAACACCCGGGGGTCTGGCACATCCCCACCTGGCCCCAGCTACAAACCTGCTCCAAGCCGTCATCCTCTGGCAGGCTGCCCGTGTCCCCATTGCTGCTGATGGGGATCTCCATGGTGGCAGCCTTGCTCATGATCCCGTCCGACATCCTCAGGGCCTGCAAGGACGCAGATGCGCTGCTGGAGCCTGGGGACCAGGCAGAGACAGAGACCACCCCCTGTGGCCAGCATCGCAGGGTGCTCAGCCAGTCAGGGAAACCCCGGGCTTCCCAGGCCAGGACCCCGCAGGGCCAAGGCTGAGCTCCCGACAGAGAGTAGGCAGAGGACAGCAGACAGCTAGtcctgtgctggcagctgctcACACCGAGCAGCCTCTGCGGCCACGGCACAGCAGTCCCTCGGGATgtgctgcctggccctgcctgagGCCTCCTGCCTCCACATCCCAGAGgagccagccccagctgctgctcacaACCCTGCAGCATAGCCGCCAcattccctcccacccccacttTGGCCCGCAGCTCATGCCTTTTGGAAACAAGATGTTCTCCCCTGCCCCTCACTAATCTCCGGGGCGCAGCAGCGGTCCATCTGTGCTGGCTGGGCAGCAGACCCTACCCCAGCACAAGTGGGGCTTTGCgacacagcagctcctggcccAGAGTCCGTGAGGAGGGAGCCAAGAGCCACGTCCACAGGCTGGCCGCGCACCGGCGGGGGGAGCAGCGAGGGCCCCGCTGTGCCCAGACCGGTCCGGCCACATTCCGGGCAGGCGGCGCCAGGCACCTGCACAGGGCCGCCCCACCCCGGGTCCGTTAGGTTGGTGCCCGCACCGGACGGGATGCGGCCTCACCACCGGGGCCCCAGAACCGGGTCCTGCCCTGGGGGACACTGCCTTGCCtggccccactgccccaggtcACCCAGGACACCCCCCACCAGCCAGCTGTCCTGCTcctgggagggggggaagcgGGGAGTGACCCTCACGGCGGCCCGGCTCCGGGAGCGGGGGAAGCGGGGAGTGACCCTCACGGCGGACCCCGCGGCTCCGGCGCCGGAGGGGACGAGGCTGGCGGCCGCACAAGGGGGAGGcacggccggggccggggccaggACCAGGACCCGGACCCGGACCCGGACCAGCATCAGGACACCCACCGTTCCCGGCCCTGAGACCAGGCCGCGCCCGGGACCGTCAGCCCCAGGGGGAGGCGGGCGGtgtggggggccggggccgtgcGGGGTCGGGCAGGGGCTGCGCCCGTCCCGGGGGGCGGCGCGGTAGGGCGGGCCCGGAGCGCCTCGGGCCGCCTCCCGCTGGCTcgggggcagggtggggggagagggggacacAGCCCGACCCGGGGGTGCGCAgtcccggcccgccccgccgctctgACCCCAGCACGGCCGCCCCTGGCAGCCCCCGCCAAAGAGGCCTATGAGCgcccggtcccggtcccggcccCGGTTCGCCCGGCCCACCCCGGCCCAGCCCCCGCCCAcctgcgccgccgccgccgccgccgcggcccggcccgcccggaGCTCACAGCCCCGCTGGCCTCGGACCGGGACGCGCCGGAAGCCGCGTTCTGTCGCGGGCAAGGGCCGCCGGGAGGCGAGGCGAGACGGGCCGGACGTGGCGTCAGCGGTGTGACGGGCACGCCGGGCGGAAGTGGGGCGGAAGTGACCTTCCGTCCGAGAGCGCCGCCTGAgagggcgggcggcgcggcgcggccccgccgagGGTGGCCGGGCAGGGCCGAGTTCCGCGGCATGGAGTCGGGGGctgagcaccagcagcagctccgcAGCGTGAGGGCGGGGGCTGGGCCGGGGGCGGTGGGGGCTTGGGGGAGCGGGGCGCTGGGGGCCGGGTcggcggggggtcccggggagcCCTGatgggtcctgggggggggacgACCGTGGGGGGGGTCTCGGCGGATCCCGGGAGGGCCCTGACGGGTGCTGAATGGTctcgggggtccctggggggccCTGACGGGTTCTGGGGTGTCCCGGGGGGCCCTGGTGAGTCCCGGGAGCCGGTGTGAGCGCGCGGCGGTGCCACCTCCCTTCCAGCTGCGGGACTTCCTGCTGGTCTACAACCGCATGACCGAGCTCTGCTTCCGGCACTGCGTCTCCAACCTCAACTACCGCCTGCTCACCGGCCGTGAGGTGAGACGGGGTCTGGTCTGGTGGGCAGCCCAGTGCACGGGGTGGTGGGCCATGGGAGCCCCCAGCCACCCTGATCCCCCCGCTCCCGCAGGAGAGGTGCCTCGACAGCTGCGCCGGGAAGCTGGTTCATTCCAACCACCGCCTGATGAGTGCCTACGTGGCGCTGATGCCCTCCATCATGCAGCGCCGCATCTCCGACTATGAGGCCAGCATAGCTCCTGCATCCCAGGACTCTGCCCAGGCGGGATTGGCggcacccacagccctgccgggggctggggcacccccagcctctTCTGACCCACCAGTGGGCCCCGCTGCACCCTTGCAGGGGGCTCCAGGTGCTGGCACGTAGCACGGCTGTTGTCCTGAGTCACACCTTCCGACGGCAGCGGCGGGTGGAGTGGCTGCATGATGGATCCAGGCCCTGCATTACCTGCGGGAAAGGTAACTTCTGGGTGCTGTGGCACAGCCTGGGCCTCTGCAGGCTGCCGTTAGTCCTGGTCTGGAGCAGCAGATCCACTCTGCACTGAGACCCGGCCTTGCAGGTCTGTGTCCTCTAGAGCATTGGCATCGAGAGCCTCCTGGCAGCAGTAGGTCTCTCCTGTgcctggcagggcagagggCACGGGGGGCACCAAGAAAGAAATTGCAGTGCCTGCCCTTCTGCCGGGGGTGGTTCCCCCCTGAACTCTACCTAAACAGCCCCGGCGCTGGGCTTCCCTGCTCCAGGCCTGGGGTTCTTGTATTTCTAGGAAACAGTTTCCTACCACTAATAAAACATCTCTTCATTAATGTCTTGCTGCTAATGCATCATGACGGTGAGCAGAGCCCTGGTCCCACCAGCCCCTCGTGCCCAGTGCGCCCTGCGGGGGCAAGGGCTGCCCTCCCCGTGGCTGAGAGTTGGCA encodes the following:
- the TIMM10B gene encoding mitochondrial import inner membrane translocase subunit Tim10 B, yielding MESGAEHQQQLRSLRDFLLVYNRMTELCFRHCVSNLNYRLLTGREERCLDSCAGKLVHSNHRLMSAYVALMPSIMQRRISDYEASIAPASQDSAQAGLAAPTALPGAGAPPASSDPPVGPAAPLQGAPGAGT